Proteins from one Microbacterium faecale genomic window:
- a CDS encoding DUF2200 domain-containing protein: MSKIFTMSFASVYPHYVRKMERKGRTMAELHEAIEWLTGFDEEALQAQIFSENSFERFFDDATLNPNASLITGVVCGVRVQDIEDPLMQKIRYLDKLVDELAKGKAMEKVLRA, from the coding sequence ATGAGCAAGATCTTCACCATGAGCTTCGCCTCCGTCTATCCGCACTACGTGAGGAAGATGGAGCGGAAGGGGCGCACGATGGCCGAGCTCCACGAAGCTATCGAATGGCTGACGGGTTTCGACGAAGAGGCCCTGCAGGCTCAGATCTTCTCCGAGAACTCCTTCGAGCGGTTCTTCGACGACGCGACGCTGAATCCGAATGCGTCGCTCATCACCGGCGTCGTGTGCGGGGTTCGTGTGCAGGACATCGAGGATCCGCTCATGCAGAAGATCCGGTATCTCGACAAACTCGTCGACGAGCTCGCGAAGGGAAAGGCGATGGAGAAAGTCCTGCGCGCCTGA
- a CDS encoding SDR family oxidoreductase, with protein MNLVTGAGLDDALNGVGAVIDVTNSTSRDRSETTGFFRTVSANLLTRGLHAGVGHHVVLSIAGVGRVNGNAHYAGKRAQEAAVEAGQVPYTIVPATQFHDFGEMVASWSEVDGVARVPPLLVQPIAPRDVAAILTRVATGPAQGRHVDVAGPDPHDLVDMARRTHEARGRSVRLVPTWDDGVFDATMAGNVLLPAHDVEIAPTSFDEWLGSQREARPHGRSS; from the coding sequence GTGAACCTCGTGACCGGCGCCGGTCTGGATGATGCGCTCAATGGGGTAGGGGCCGTGATCGATGTGACGAACAGCACGTCGCGCGACCGCTCTGAGACGACCGGCTTCTTTCGCACCGTGAGCGCGAACCTCTTAACCCGAGGGCTTCACGCGGGTGTTGGTCATCACGTGGTGCTGTCGATCGCGGGCGTTGGCAGAGTCAACGGAAACGCCCATTACGCCGGTAAACGCGCCCAGGAAGCGGCAGTCGAGGCCGGCCAAGTGCCGTACACGATCGTGCCGGCCACCCAGTTCCATGACTTCGGCGAGATGGTTGCGTCATGGTCCGAAGTGGATGGAGTGGCACGGGTCCCCCCTCTGCTCGTGCAGCCGATCGCGCCGCGAGATGTCGCGGCGATTCTGACCCGCGTGGCGACAGGCCCTGCTCAGGGGCGTCACGTCGATGTCGCCGGCCCCGATCCCCACGACCTCGTGGACATGGCGCGACGCACCCACGAGGCACGAGGTCGCTCGGTCCGGCTCGTGCCGACATGGGACGACGGAGTCTTCGATGCGACGATGGCCGGGAACGTTCTCCTTCCGGCACATGACGTGGAAATTGCCCCCACTTCCTTTGACGAGTGGCTCGGCAGTCAACGGGAGGCGCGCCCCCACGGTCGCTCGTCGTGA
- a CDS encoding DUF2945 domain-containing protein produces the protein MSSDFAVGDHVRWNSEAGEVTGVIIKKHTQDTEYKGHMRRCSVDDPQYEIKSDKTDHVAMHKATALHRVS, from the coding sequence ATGAGCAGCGATTTTGCCGTCGGCGATCACGTTCGTTGGAACTCGGAAGCGGGTGAAGTCACCGGCGTGATCATCAAGAAGCACACGCAGGACACCGAATACAAGGGACACATGCGCCGCTGCAGCGTGGATGATCCGCAGTACGAGATCAAGAGCGACAAGACCGACCACGTCGCCATGCACAAGGCGACGGCGCTCCACCGGGTCAGCTGA
- a CDS encoding AzlC family ABC transporter permease produces MGDVTRDRGWRRRELLAGIRASLSAGLGLFPLGIAFGLLVYQSGLPLWVAPALSVFGYAGSLELLLVGLMTTATPLAAIALTTLLVNFRHVFYAFSFPIGAIRHPLAKVYSVYALTDETYAITATRPDTWTSWRLIALQASLQSYWVLGGLAGLLVGSLLPERIDGLEFALCALFITLTLDAARRWDQVPSLLLAGLSFAIAVVAVPGQALFASMLLFLLLLAIRFAVARQRGTVT; encoded by the coding sequence GTGGGCGATGTGACACGCGATCGCGGATGGCGCCGCCGGGAACTCCTGGCCGGCATTCGCGCGTCGCTGTCGGCCGGGCTCGGGCTCTTCCCTCTCGGGATCGCCTTTGGGCTGCTCGTGTACCAGTCGGGGCTTCCGCTGTGGGTTGCGCCGGCGCTGTCGGTCTTCGGGTACGCGGGTTCTCTCGAACTGCTGCTCGTCGGCCTCATGACGACCGCGACGCCGCTCGCGGCGATCGCGCTCACCACTTTGCTGGTCAACTTCCGTCACGTGTTCTATGCGTTCTCGTTCCCCATCGGCGCGATCCGTCACCCGCTCGCGAAGGTCTACTCGGTGTACGCGTTGACGGATGAGACCTACGCGATCACCGCAACGCGGCCCGACACGTGGACCTCGTGGCGTCTCATCGCGCTCCAGGCGTCGCTGCAGTCGTACTGGGTGCTGGGCGGGCTCGCGGGGCTGCTCGTCGGATCCCTGCTGCCGGAGCGCATCGACGGGCTCGAGTTCGCACTCTGCGCGCTGTTCATCACCCTGACGCTCGACGCCGCGCGCCGGTGGGATCAGGTGCCGTCGCTGCTCCTCGCGGGGCTGAGCTTCGCGATCGCGGTCGTCGCCGTGCCCGGGCAGGCGCTGTTCGCGTCGATGCTGCTGTTCCTGCTGCTCCTCGCGATCCGGTTCGCGGTGGCCCGGCAGAGAGGGACGGTCACATGA
- a CDS encoding response regulator: MIRAVIVDDQELVRTGLRSLAERDGDIVVIGEASDGRSGLARVRELRPDVVLMDIRMPVVDGIEATRQIARDASLNGIRVLMLTTFDEDENVHAAIRAGAAGYLLKDVSPGDLRAAIRTVAGGDALLSPAVTAAVMRAAVTGTMVDTAPLAALTTREREILELVGSGLTNDEIATRLFLSPATARTYVSRLLTKLDARDRAALVVLAYETGLVRPGTDSSIQ; this comes from the coding sequence ATGATTCGCGCCGTCATCGTCGACGACCAGGAGCTCGTCCGCACCGGGCTGCGGTCGCTCGCCGAACGTGACGGCGATATCGTCGTGATCGGCGAGGCATCCGACGGACGTTCCGGGCTCGCCCGCGTGCGTGAACTGCGGCCCGACGTCGTCCTCATGGACATCCGGATGCCCGTCGTCGACGGCATCGAGGCCACACGGCAGATCGCCCGCGACGCGAGCCTCAACGGGATCCGCGTGCTCATGCTCACGACCTTCGACGAGGACGAGAACGTGCACGCCGCGATCCGCGCCGGCGCGGCCGGGTACCTCCTGAAGGACGTCTCGCCCGGCGACCTCCGCGCCGCGATCCGGACCGTGGCGGGAGGAGACGCGCTACTCTCCCCCGCGGTCACCGCGGCCGTCATGCGCGCGGCGGTGACCGGCACAATGGTCGATACCGCGCCGCTGGCGGCGCTCACGACGCGCGAGCGCGAGATCCTCGAGCTCGTCGGATCCGGACTCACGAACGACGAGATCGCCACGCGACTCTTCCTCAGCCCCGCGACCGCCCGCACGTACGTCAGTCGGCTGCTCACCAAACTCGACGCGCGCGATCGCGCCGCGCTGGTCGTGCTCGCCTACGAGACGGGACTCGTCCGTCCCGGTACCGACAGCTCGATCCAATAG
- a CDS encoding AzlD domain-containing protein yields MIGTWYIVGVLAIAFIITFALRALPFAILKPLRESKVVRALSVWMPVGILAILAAETFRSTIVANAAHVIPAAIAAAVTIAAHLLFGRRTLLSVGLGTLTFVVLVNVPI; encoded by the coding sequence ATGATCGGCACCTGGTACATCGTGGGCGTGCTCGCGATTGCGTTCATCATCACGTTCGCGCTGCGCGCCCTGCCATTCGCGATCCTCAAGCCACTGCGCGAGTCGAAGGTCGTCCGCGCGCTCAGCGTCTGGATGCCGGTGGGGATCCTCGCCATCCTCGCCGCGGAGACGTTCCGCTCGACGATCGTCGCCAATGCCGCGCACGTGATCCCCGCGGCCATCGCGGCGGCGGTCACGATCGCCGCCCATCTGCTCTTCGGGCGGCGCACGCTGCTCAGCGTCGGCCTTGGCACCCTCACCTTCGTGGTTCTGGTCAACGTGCCCATCTGA
- a CDS encoding MerR family transcriptional regulator, with translation MRIGEAATQLDVATHVLRHWEDEGVVVPRRTASGHREYDEEHLVRCRIVRSCQAAGLSLAEIRRVLHRGEPERRAVIDERLRAVRRQQAVLDATETFLVHVRECRHGLVTRCADCSAYAAPASPTQPSRVRSSARVE, from the coding sequence ATGAGGATCGGCGAAGCGGCCACCCAGCTCGACGTGGCGACGCACGTCCTGCGGCATTGGGAGGACGAAGGTGTCGTCGTGCCACGACGAACCGCGTCGGGGCACCGCGAGTACGACGAGGAGCATCTCGTGCGCTGCCGCATCGTGCGGTCCTGTCAGGCAGCGGGGCTGAGCCTGGCCGAGATCCGTCGCGTTCTGCACCGTGGTGAGCCCGAGCGCCGTGCGGTGATCGACGAGCGGTTGCGTGCGGTTCGGCGGCAGCAGGCCGTGCTGGATGCCACGGAGACCTTCCTCGTGCACGTTCGCGAGTGCCGTCACGGCCTCGTCACGAGATGTGCGGACTGCTCCGCGTATGCGGCGCCTGCGTCTCCGACGCAACCCTCTCGTGTACGGTCGTCGGCGCGAGTAGAGTGA
- a CDS encoding sensor histidine kinase: MRPAVDPRVSDAALALAVALMLAVVIAAHPAGAVALGAYAFAVAFGAILLLRRRLSRVVLVATVLGIFAYYTLDLPPVGMVLPAIGALFSGAEQRRTRWTIGSASVLVGVAIFFRLSENAAGQLTGYSLVTELALAAASIALGSAVRLARETRERSAEVARLTEAQERHAADARMHEERLRIARDLHDTIGHTLSVASLHAGVAAEATDAIQRADALGRVRTAASDALRELRRTVRFLRSDNAARTSATPGLTRIDEVVAAARESGLSATVDVSATGMPTSVDAAAFRIVQESLTNVLRHADATVVDVAVHVVGAELVIRVADDGRTAGPVREGSGIRGMRERAGLLGGTLDAAATPTGFVVEARIPVHDKEDA, encoded by the coding sequence ATGCGTCCGGCCGTTGATCCCCGCGTCAGCGATGCCGCACTCGCGCTCGCCGTGGCGCTCATGCTCGCTGTCGTCATCGCGGCGCATCCGGCGGGCGCGGTCGCGCTCGGCGCGTATGCGTTTGCGGTCGCTTTCGGCGCGATCCTGCTCCTGCGGCGACGTCTCTCGCGCGTCGTGCTGGTCGCGACCGTACTCGGCATCTTCGCCTATTACACGCTCGACCTACCGCCAGTGGGAATGGTCCTGCCCGCGATCGGCGCCCTCTTCTCCGGCGCAGAACAACGGCGCACCAGATGGACGATCGGATCCGCCTCGGTCCTCGTCGGCGTCGCGATCTTCTTCCGACTCTCTGAGAACGCAGCCGGCCAGCTCACCGGCTATTCGCTCGTGACCGAACTCGCGCTCGCGGCCGCAAGCATCGCGCTCGGATCCGCCGTGCGACTCGCGCGCGAGACGCGCGAACGGTCGGCGGAGGTCGCTCGCCTGACCGAGGCACAGGAACGACACGCGGCCGACGCGAGGATGCACGAGGAGCGTCTGCGCATCGCCCGAGACCTGCACGACACGATCGGTCACACGCTGTCGGTCGCCTCGTTGCACGCGGGTGTCGCCGCAGAAGCGACGGATGCCATTCAGCGAGCCGACGCGCTCGGGCGCGTACGGACGGCAGCGAGCGACGCGCTGCGCGAGCTGCGGAGGACCGTGCGGTTTCTGCGCTCGGACAATGCCGCGAGGACCAGTGCCACACCGGGCCTCACGCGCATAGACGAGGTCGTCGCGGCGGCCCGCGAGTCCGGACTCTCCGCCACGGTCGACGTGTCCGCGACCGGCATGCCGACCTCCGTCGACGCCGCCGCCTTCCGGATTGTGCAGGAGTCGCTCACCAACGTGCTGCGGCACGCCGACGCCACGGTCGTGGACGTCGCGGTGCACGTCGTCGGCGCCGAGCTCGTCATCCGGGTCGCGGATGACGGACGGACAGCCGGGCCGGTTCGCGAGGGATCAGGGATCCGCGGCATGCGCGAGCGCGCCGGGCTCCTCGGCGGGACGCTCGACGCCGCCGCAACGCCCACCGGCTTCGTCGTCGAAGCGCGGATCCCTGTGCATGACAAGGAGGACGCATGA
- a CDS encoding GrpB family protein, whose translation MKHPFERTDVALPMDPAIAAAVADADLGLARGAVELAAPSPRWSPAYAALVAAFAPTRPHGVVAIEHVGSTSVPGLTAKAILDIAVGISEKEAPDVHDWLVESGFLYRGASDDVRPDRMYGLEREIGVRLVNAHVVVHDGLDWCRYLAFRDRLRANDRDRDAYAALKRRLAAEHLGDRLAYIRGKSGFIVGRRG comes from the coding sequence GTGAAGCATCCCTTCGAGCGCACGGACGTCGCGTTGCCGATGGATCCCGCGATCGCGGCGGCAGTCGCCGACGCTGACCTCGGTCTCGCACGCGGCGCCGTGGAGCTTGCCGCGCCGTCGCCGCGCTGGTCTCCGGCGTACGCTGCGCTCGTCGCCGCATTCGCGCCGACCCGTCCTCACGGTGTCGTGGCGATCGAACACGTCGGATCGACGTCGGTTCCGGGACTGACCGCGAAGGCGATCCTGGATATCGCCGTCGGCATCTCCGAAAAGGAGGCGCCGGACGTGCATGACTGGCTGGTCGAGAGTGGATTTCTGTACCGCGGCGCGAGCGACGACGTCCGACCGGACCGGATGTACGGACTCGAGCGCGAGATCGGCGTCCGTCTCGTCAACGCGCACGTCGTCGTCCATGATGGCCTGGACTGGTGCCGGTATCTCGCGTTCCGCGATCGGCTGCGTGCGAACGACCGGGATCGTGACGCCTACGCTGCGCTGAAGCGACGACTGGCTGCCGAACACCTGGGCGATCGACTCGCCTACATCCGCGGAAAGAGCGGGTTCATCGTCGGCCGACGAGGGTGA
- a CDS encoding DUF4287 domain-containing protein, which translates to MSFQAYLDTIEKKTGLTPRQLLEIASEKGLDAPGVKAGEILTWLKEDYDLGRGHGMALVHVIQKGPTISSKHVGTDGVHRDESDTLWLDGIATKPSA; encoded by the coding sequence ATGTCATTCCAGGCCTATCTCGACACGATCGAGAAGAAGACCGGTCTCACGCCGCGCCAGCTCCTGGAGATCGCGAGCGAGAAAGGGCTCGACGCACCCGGGGTGAAGGCGGGCGAGATCCTCACGTGGCTCAAGGAGGACTATGACCTCGGACGGGGCCACGGCATGGCGCTCGTGCATGTGATCCAGAAGGGGCCGACGATCAGCAGCAAGCACGTCGGGACCGACGGTGTGCACCGCGATGAATCGGACACCCTCTGGCTCGACGGCATCGCAACCAAGCCGTCTGCCTGA
- a CDS encoding DUF488 domain-containing protein, translated as MSERREIWTVGHWTSPIPDFLELLDEHGIAMLVDVRAHPGSRRSPQFGADAMAEWLAENGIEYRRIAKLGGRRGRQDVDPSVNAAWQNVSFKNYADYTLTDEYREGIDELTSVARSRPVAIMCGEPVPWRCHRLLIANTLAAGGWTVTHLFADGAAREHALGQWGATPFVAADGLVTYPDPSDD; from the coding sequence GTGAGCGAGCGTCGCGAGATCTGGACGGTCGGGCACTGGACCTCGCCGATCCCCGACTTCCTCGAGCTCTTGGACGAGCACGGGATCGCCATGCTCGTCGACGTGCGCGCGCACCCGGGGTCACGCCGCAGCCCGCAGTTCGGCGCGGACGCCATGGCTGAGTGGCTTGCGGAGAACGGCATCGAGTACCGGCGGATCGCGAAGCTCGGCGGGCGGCGCGGGCGCCAGGATGTCGACCCGTCGGTCAACGCGGCGTGGCAGAACGTCAGCTTCAAGAACTATGCGGACTACACGCTCACCGATGAGTACCGCGAAGGGATCGACGAGCTCACCAGCGTCGCGCGCTCCCGACCCGTCGCGATCATGTGCGGCGAGCCGGTGCCGTGGCGCTGTCATCGCCTCCTGATCGCCAACACGCTTGCCGCGGGCGGGTGGACGGTCACGCACCTGTTCGCGGACGGCGCCGCACGCGAGCACGCTCTTGGCCAGTGGGGCGCCACGCCGTTCGTCGCGGCCGACGGCCTCGTGACCTATCCGGATCCGTCGGACGACTGA
- a CDS encoding alpha/beta fold hydrolase, with protein MTDEYSLRPIRVTIDGVEIVTYRAGAHDMSSDGDIVLCHGTPWSAATWLPLVRLLAETHRVFLWDMPGYGRSISESDVAIDLPRQSRRLAALIDHWRLDRPHVVAHDIGGAVALGAHLFEASEFASLYLLDVVTLDPWGSAFFRLVAENETTFAALPANLHAALVREYIAGATRSALAPDWVDKLALPWLSRAGQRAFYSQIAQLDPRHTRPLVERLAEVRCPTHIGWGDLDPWIPVEQASQLAAKLPGTTGISLFPRAGHLVPLEATTELRHDLARWLTRST; from the coding sequence ATGACCGACGAGTACTCGCTCCGCCCGATCCGCGTCACCATCGACGGCGTCGAGATCGTGACGTACCGCGCGGGCGCGCACGACATGTCCTCGGACGGCGACATCGTGTTGTGCCACGGCACGCCGTGGTCGGCAGCCACCTGGCTGCCCCTGGTGCGCCTCCTGGCCGAGACGCACCGGGTCTTCCTCTGGGACATGCCCGGATACGGTCGGTCGATCTCCGAGTCCGACGTCGCGATCGACCTCCCCCGGCAGAGTCGCCGCCTCGCCGCGCTGATCGATCACTGGCGACTTGACCGGCCGCACGTCGTCGCGCACGATATCGGCGGCGCCGTCGCCCTCGGCGCGCACCTGTTCGAAGCGAGCGAATTCGCGTCGCTGTACCTGCTCGACGTCGTCACCCTCGACCCGTGGGGATCCGCCTTCTTTCGCCTGGTCGCCGAGAACGAGACGACGTTCGCGGCGCTGCCCGCGAACCTTCACGCGGCGCTGGTGCGCGAGTACATCGCCGGTGCGACCCGATCCGCTCTCGCCCCTGACTGGGTCGACAAGCTGGCCCTTCCCTGGCTGTCGCGCGCTGGTCAACGTGCCTTCTACAGTCAGATCGCGCAGCTGGATCCGCGTCATACCCGCCCCCTCGTCGAGCGACTCGCCGAGGTGCGATGCCCCACGCATATCGGCTGGGGCGATCTCGACCCGTGGATCCCCGTTGAGCAGGCGTCACAACTCGCAGCGAAACTCCCCGGAACCACAGGCATCAGTCTGTTCCCACGAGCCGGGCACCTCGTACCGCTGGAAGCGACCACGGAACTCCGTCACGACCTCGCTCGGTGGCTCACCCGCTCGACATGA
- a CDS encoding GNAT family N-acetyltransferase — protein MPQLVVPDTRFHASFLESNREWAGATQDGAGLHDDDDILSEAGFATYVAELIASEHTPRRPGLVCDTYRWIVDGDEYLGAISFRHELTEYLENFGGHIGYGIRPSARQRGLASWALAQTLDLARERGYPRVLVTCVDDNVASIRTIEKNGGVLEDKRDTGERLMRRYWIELSVPGRTSPVS, from the coding sequence ATGCCTCAGCTCGTCGTCCCCGACACCCGGTTTCACGCGTCCTTCCTCGAATCGAACCGCGAATGGGCGGGAGCCACCCAGGACGGCGCCGGGCTCCACGATGACGACGACATCCTCAGCGAAGCAGGGTTTGCGACCTACGTGGCCGAGTTGATCGCCTCCGAGCACACGCCGCGTCGGCCCGGGCTCGTCTGCGACACGTATCGGTGGATCGTCGACGGCGACGAGTACCTCGGCGCCATCTCGTTCCGGCACGAGCTGACCGAGTACCTCGAGAACTTCGGCGGTCACATCGGCTACGGCATCCGACCGTCCGCGCGCCAGCGCGGCCTCGCCTCGTGGGCGCTGGCGCAGACGCTCGACCTGGCGCGTGAGCGCGGTTATCCGCGCGTGCTCGTCACCTGCGTCGACGACAACGTCGCCTCGATTCGCACGATCGAGAAGAACGGCGGCGTGCTCGAGGACAAGCGCGACACGGGCGAGAGGCTCATGCGCCGCTATTGGATCGAGCTGTCGGTACCGGGACGGACGAGTCCCGTCTCGTAG
- a CDS encoding NADPH-dependent FMN reductase, whose protein sequence is MKIGIILGSIRTERKTEAVARYVHGLAEKRSGDTAFELVDLAEFDVPPLTTSVHPMAANKSYDDAGVQRWSDAIDACDAFLFVTPEYNHGVPGGFKNAVDSLGPEWVGKPVAFIGHGSVGGVRAIEQWRQIVANFSMPVVRSEVNFNGFTHWQDGEFQPEDRHVDEVNGVFDDLEHLTRTVRD, encoded by the coding sequence GTGAAGATCGGCATTATCCTCGGATCCATCCGCACGGAGCGCAAGACGGAGGCGGTTGCGCGATACGTTCATGGCCTGGCGGAGAAGCGCAGCGGTGACACCGCGTTCGAACTCGTCGACCTGGCGGAGTTCGATGTTCCTCCCTTGACGACGTCGGTGCACCCGATGGCGGCGAACAAGAGCTATGACGATGCCGGTGTCCAGCGCTGGTCGGACGCGATCGATGCTTGCGACGCATTCCTGTTCGTCACGCCCGAGTACAACCACGGCGTGCCCGGCGGATTCAAGAACGCCGTCGACTCGCTCGGCCCCGAGTGGGTCGGAAAACCCGTCGCGTTTATCGGCCACGGGTCGGTCGGGGGAGTGCGCGCCATCGAACAGTGGCGTCAGATCGTGGCGAACTTCTCGATGCCCGTCGTGCGGTCTGAGGTCAATTTTAACGGCTTCACTCACTGGCAGGACGGCGAGTTCCAGCCGGAGGACCGGCACGTCGACGAGGTGAATGGCGTCTTCGACGACCTCGAGCATCTCACGCGCACCGTGCGCGACTGA
- a CDS encoding multicopper oxidase family protein — MRRALAAGSVALVVASSLAACGMSTSAVRTVAFEQELRIPELAPSTLENGVRTFELTARAGETAFPGRDTATGTWGFDDDFLGPTLRAKRGETVAFEIDNTLDENTSVHWHGMHLPAEMDGGPHQEIEPGQTWRPTWTVDQPAASLWYHPHPHGATEEHVYRGLAGMFLLDDDASAAADLPADYGVDDLPLIVQDRQFDDDDQFELSADGSEPGTLGDTIMVNGTVGAYQQVTTDRVRLRLLNGSTARTYAFAFPDREMTLVATGGGLIDAPVDLERIRLAPGERAEIVVPFEPGETVRLRSESVDLGGILIPATAGGNDDFDVLEFRAADELAPTPDPSWPRSVHADHDAVAEADAVNTREFVLNTRQINGERMDMSRTDEVVRVGDTEIWEVRSTQAIPHSFHIHDVQFRVLTIDEEDPPPELAGRKDTIYLEPNRRYRLLMRFEDYADPEMPYMYHCHMLLHEDEGMMGQFVVIEPGQEDAVGLPEDHAHAVD, encoded by the coding sequence ATGAGGCGCGCGCTCGCCGCCGGGAGCGTTGCGCTCGTCGTCGCCTCGTCGCTCGCCGCGTGCGGCATGTCGACGAGCGCAGTACGCACCGTAGCATTCGAGCAGGAGCTGCGGATCCCCGAGCTGGCACCCTCGACGCTGGAGAACGGCGTGCGCACGTTCGAACTCACGGCACGCGCGGGCGAGACGGCGTTCCCTGGACGCGACACGGCTACCGGGACGTGGGGTTTCGACGACGATTTCCTCGGCCCCACGCTGAGGGCGAAGCGTGGCGAGACGGTCGCGTTCGAGATCGACAACACGCTGGACGAGAATACGAGCGTGCACTGGCATGGCATGCACCTGCCCGCCGAAATGGATGGCGGGCCGCATCAGGAGATCGAGCCCGGGCAGACGTGGCGTCCGACGTGGACCGTCGACCAACCGGCCGCGAGCCTCTGGTACCACCCGCATCCTCACGGCGCCACAGAGGAACATGTCTATCGCGGCCTGGCCGGAATGTTCCTTCTCGACGACGACGCGAGCGCGGCGGCCGATCTGCCCGCCGACTACGGCGTCGACGATCTTCCCCTCATCGTGCAGGACAGGCAGTTCGATGACGACGACCAGTTCGAACTGAGTGCGGACGGTTCCGAACCGGGAACTCTCGGTGACACGATCATGGTCAACGGTACGGTCGGCGCGTACCAGCAGGTGACCACGGACCGCGTGCGGCTTCGCCTTCTCAATGGCTCGACCGCCCGCACCTACGCCTTCGCGTTCCCGGACCGCGAGATGACCCTTGTCGCCACCGGCGGCGGGCTGATCGACGCTCCGGTCGACCTCGAACGAATCCGTCTGGCGCCCGGCGAGCGCGCAGAGATCGTGGTGCCATTCGAACCGGGGGAGACCGTGCGCCTGCGCTCGGAATCTGTTGACCTCGGCGGGATCCTGATTCCGGCGACCGCTGGCGGCAACGACGATTTCGATGTCCTCGAGTTCCGCGCCGCAGACGAGCTCGCGCCGACACCGGATCCGTCGTGGCCGCGATCCGTGCACGCCGACCACGATGCTGTTGCGGAAGCCGACGCCGTGAACACCCGCGAGTTCGTGCTGAACACACGACAGATCAACGGCGAGCGTATGGACATGTCGCGCACCGACGAGGTCGTGCGCGTCGGTGACACGGAGATCTGGGAGGTGCGCAGCACTCAAGCGATCCCGCACAGCTTCCATATCCACGACGTGCAGTTCCGCGTGCTCACGATCGACGAGGAGGATCCGCCGCCGGAACTCGCCGGACGGAAGGACACGATCTACCTCGAACCGAACCGCCGATATCGGCTCCTCATGCGTTTCGAAGACTATGCGGACCCAGAGATGCCGTACATGTACCACTGCCACATGCTGCTGCACGAAGACGAAGGCATGATGGGGCAGTTCGTCGTGATCGAACCGGGCCAGGAGGACGCCGTCGGATTGCCCGAGGACCACGCTCATGCGGTAGACTGA